One genomic region from Blastococcus sp. Marseille-P5729 encodes:
- a CDS encoding FeoC-like transcriptional regulator, which translates to MSGPLTAVSEAIAHGAVSRADIARRAGLDPSVVDASLDHLIRMGRITTEQLSSGCPDGGCGGCPSGKADGSAGCGASAPANARGPVLLKLTRRPSARANSR; encoded by the coding sequence GTGAGTGGTCCGCTGACGGCGGTGTCCGAGGCGATCGCCCACGGTGCCGTATCCCGAGCCGACATCGCGCGGCGTGCCGGCCTGGACCCCTCGGTGGTGGACGCGTCACTGGATCACCTCATCCGGATGGGGCGAATCACGACCGAGCAACTCTCGAGCGGCTGCCCGGACGGCGGCTGCGGCGGGTGCCCCAGCGGAAAGGCCGACGGATCGGCCGGGTGCGGGGCTTCCGCGCCTGCGAACGCCCGCGGCCCGGTGCTGCTGAAGCTGACCCGCCGCCCGAGCGCTCGCGCCAACTCGCGGTGA